DNA from Tachypleus tridentatus isolate NWPU-2018 chromosome 8, ASM421037v1, whole genome shotgun sequence:
TTATGCATGACGTCATAAAGCTAATTGAAACCAAGTTTGTataattaaactacaacgaatctaacCCTAcataacaattaccaattataattgtcataaatataattatacttcatataagtatactttgaaattgaaacaaatgataCTCATATACTTGCATCACAACATTTCAAATTTGaacaagtttcagctatgacgtcatgtttcatttagTTCAAGATTTAGCTGCTAATCCGGAcctggcttttaaaagacagttggcatcactactcagggttgaccgatgtttcatacgaaaattattaggctatcttgcatctccacagacgcatgcgatcttgagatgTTGCTGTATCTACTAGCAACCAGTGGTGCCACGGTCGAAGctaattgagattgtattaacactttaaccgcgagaacttcccctaagctaaataaaatcgtctggcgttaggcagaatagaatattaaaaagcCCAATACGTGATAAACGTGttgtattaaagatatattttaatttttttgtacagcgtattctgacttaattttatagttttaggaaaacaTATTAACATTCCAAAATTTCCTCGCGGAGCCCCAGGGCTCTGCtgagcatagtttgaaaaaccatgtgTGAGATATTGAGCTATTTACCAAGTGTTAAACAGGAAGCTCTTGTcagaataaaataacttgttgcaGTAGATGAAGTACCTTATTTGGTTCTATCTGTATCTGGCTACAAAGCTAATAATGATTCATTTGTTTTCTACAGATCGgtgttttcataaaatactgatttatataatcaatattttttttttaagtaaggtGCATTGAACTTAAGTATAATATATCTTTAACGTGTTAGAAGAATAACAAGAATATCTCTACATATAGTAATAAGCTCTTGGAAAAACCTATGCATCGCAGTTGGTTGGAAACTTTATCCCATGTTCGTACCTCAAAACTTTAACTTTTAACGTCTACGTACTTCATTTTTGAATGTCATCAGCTTTCTGGTTCTAACTTTAAgttagttttacaataaactcGTTTTTATCTTTCCAGTGCTAAGTTTAGAAATAGTAGGATATACAAGTGGTCCTAACTAGCTCTCACCTTGAATCACATTATGAACCTCcagtataatgttattatatgcTTTTACTGAAGATCCTTTATTTGGTGATTATTACCACAGAAGAACAAGATCATGCTTCATACATCCCTGTTTTACGGTTATGCTTGAAACTGCGATTACTTCAGTAGTCTTTATGTATTGTCGATAAGCgaatatttattctatatatgttttaataagtaAGCAAAATCTCCGGGCTAAAATTAGTATATAATtactatttaaaactttaaaccatttatgttttgaattattgATGATGATtgttgaaatttcgcacaaatctgttcgagggctgtctatgctctgtccaccagtCGAAGTCCCAACGCATGCTAGTATTGTAAATTCGTAAATCTACTGCTGACCCATCAACTGTAtgttaaccgttcctaattttgaagagatAAATAAGCATGAGCTAGTCGACACTTTTCAaggcttttttatatatttttacacatccATAAGTGTGTTTTGCAAATCATCCACATTTATTTTAGCACACGTCGATAATATATtccatttttacttgtttattaattAGAATGATTATGATTAAGACAAAATTATCAGTCAGATTTATCTTGAAGCTCAGGTAAACTTTTCACATGtactttaataaatatgtactctatctttataattttttttctattacttaGAACTCCATTCGTCATAATTTGTCCCTGCACAACCGTTTCATGAGAGTACAGAACGAAGGCACCGGGAAGAGTTCATGGTGGATGCTTAACCCTGATGCCAAGCCTGGTAAGGTGGCTCGTAGGAGAGCCACTAGTATGGAGACCTCAAAGTACGAGAAGAAACGTGGTCGAGCCAAGAAGAGCGTAGATGTATTAAAAAGTGGACTGGAACTTACATCGAGTCCCAATTCATCTTTTTCAGAAAGATTGGATACGTTTCCTGAATCCCCAATACATAAAGCATTCCACTTAAGTCCAGATTTCCGTCCAAGTGCATCCTCCAATGTTAGTTCGTACGGTCGACTTTCCCCAGTACAAACTATAAACACGGACATGCAGGACACTCGGGTGTCGACTCCACCGTGGGGTTCTTGTATGAGCACATCAAGTGATTCTAAAACTTATGGACTACCATCTGATAGGCTCGATAGGTACCGTGCTGACCAACTAGTTGGCTCTCTAGATGGACACCCCTCTGATAGATTGGATAGGTACCACGCTGAACAACTAGTAAGTTCTCTAAACGGACCCCCTTCGGATAGACTGGATAGGTATCGTGCTGACCAACTGGTAAGTGCTTTAGATGGATCTTCTTCTGATGGAATGGATAGGTATCGAACTGAACAACTGGTAGGCACTTTAGATGCACCCTCCTCTGATGGACTGGATAGGTATCGTGCTAATCGATTGGTAGGCTGTCTGGATGGACCTCCCTCTGATGGATTTGGTAGGTACCGCGCTGACCAGCTGGTAGACTCTCTAACTTTAGCAATGAAGCTGGAGACTGTAGATAGATCCTACTTGGTTGATTGTGGGCTAAGAACCAGTACAAACAGACAGTTGTCCAGTGGGGTCACTTCTCTTAACAACACTACTTACAATTTAGGGATTTATGGCCATGATAATGGCGAATATCACGCCTCCTACCAACCTTCTGGCAGTAATAGCCCTACGTTAACACCGCTCCAACTTCAACAACAAAGCATGCAACATACAGTTAATTCTCAAACCTTTTGTACCGTCCAGAAAGCACAGTCGCTTTCTTCGAGTCATAGCCTCAGCCAGGTAGCAGAACAGCATCAAAATTCTTCGGATTTAATTTCAAGGAGACAAACAAACTCAAACAGCTATTGCTTCCCTCTATCAAGAGATTTCCCTATTCGCACCTCACTGAATCAGAGGGAGAGTATTCCTGCAACAACGACCTCTTTCGGGAATACATCAAGTCAAGTAATGGGTCATCTTTTATCTCTGAACACCGTATTACCGACCGACCTTGATCTTAACTTTGATATGATTCAAGAAGGTCTGGAATGTGATGTAGAGCAGATCATCCGTCACGAATTAAGTGTAGACGGAAATTTAGATTTCAATTTTGACGCCATGAACACTAATTCTTCCGTTGTATCTACTCACCAAACTACAGTAACGGCAACTAAGGGTACACGACCTTGGGTACATTGAGTTTCAGTTTAAATCTCTTGAATCTGTACAGAGGAtacatattttcttctttaattaaaCAGAAACGTACTTCCTTAAGTAGGTAAATTAACAGTTAAATGGTTCTTATTGAAGACTTACTAATATATTGTTATCTACTATGCCATCCTGTTCTATAAAAGTGAAGAGATAcataaaacagctatttttgaGAGACTAATAAACCCGCTTAGTCGCTAAGTCTTCAACTAAAACCCTTGTGAGCTGTGCTCTTGTGTCTGACCTGTGTTGTATAATATATTACTCTACTGTTGTTCGTTACTCTTGATGAATCTATAAGTATTGCTGTGATTGCGTTTGTATATaagattattaaatttatgagaaatataactaaaattatgaatctaaatgataaaatttaagaCGTAAGACTGATGACATCTGACATGAATTGAATTTGAGTATTTCTAAGACAACTGGACAATTTGGTTCATGAATGTAGAAAATCGAATTCAGTGAAGAGAcagataagatttttttttcgtttacaAATGTTGTGATTtacactgtttcaaaaataataaattccttTGAATTCTAGCTTCTCAGGGAGGAAAGAAAGGAAAACAATAGGTTTTCTTCTTTATACTATGTATTTGGGGTAACATTAGCAGTTCTGATgcttatatttcttaaaacatttttattcttaacatagCGCAGAATTCGtgattttgaatgttttaatttagtgtaaaaTGCGTAGTTTTGAGTAATTTAATTGtgcgcaaaattcataattttGATTGCTTTGATTTCATGCTACATTCTTAGTTCTGACTCATTTAAATTTGCGCAATCTTCGTGATTTTGATTCCTTTAATTAGATGCAGTATTGTTATTCTCTCTGCTTTAAATTGCTGAAATATCCATGGCTTTCACTTATTGAATTTCGTGTAGCATTCATGGTTTTTACTGATTTAATATTTGAACATTCGTGATTTTATAAACATCTATTGATCtatttgaatcaaatatttcCACTATGCATACTGTCATAAATGGATAAAATATTATGCTGTATTTTATGCAGTGGTAATTATTGATGTGTGGATTGTACTTTAAGTAACTTAAACGTGTTTCAGTCGTAGGATACTATATTGTTTTCACCAT
Protein-coding regions in this window:
- the LOC143223831 gene encoding uncharacterized protein LOC143223831 encodes the protein MRVQNEGTGKSSWWMLNPDAKPGKVARRRATSMETSKYEKKRGRAKKSVDVLKSGLELTSSPNSSFSERLDTFPESPIHKAFHLSPDFRPSASSNVSSYGRLSPVQTINTDMQDTRVSTPPWGSCMSTSSDSKTYGLPSDRLDRYRADQLVGSLDGHPSDRLDRYHAEQLVSSLNGPPSDRLDRYRADQLVSALDGSSSDGMDRYRTEQLVGTLDAPSSDGLDRYRANRLVGCLDGPPSDGFGRYRADQLVDSLTLAMKLETVDRSYLVDCGLRTSTNRQLSSGVTSLNNTTYNLGIYGHDNGEYHASYQPSGSNSPTLTPLQLQQQSMQHTVNSQTFCTVQKAQSLSSSHSLSQVAEQHQNSSDLISRRQTNSNSYCFPLSRDFPIRTSLNQRESIPATTTSFGNTSSQVMGHLLSLNTVLPTDLDLNFDMIQEGLECDVEQIIRHELSVDGNLDFNFDAMNTNSSVVSTHQTTVTATKGTRPWVH